Below is a window of Vicia villosa cultivar HV-30 ecotype Madison, WI unplaced genomic scaffold, Vvil1.0 ctg.002149F_1_1, whole genome shotgun sequence DNA.
ACAAGATGATAAAATCAACAACTTAAAATGTTTATTAGTCTTAATTAGTTCCAAAACTAGAATATGGATAGCAGTTACTATAATTGAACATACTaactaattaataatattaaatatttctcTATTGTAAAGTGATAGACACTAaaatttatgctattatttttattttattataataataataatgtctgTGGACCTTTCTTCCGGGAACCTTCCTATCACATAATGACCGTGATTCGAGCAATCCATGCAAAAGTGACACATTATTGCCACAACTTTTTAGCAGTAAAAACAAAATGCTAAAGTGACATTTCAACAGATAATAATTGTTCCTCTAGTTAGTTACTATATTGGAAAATACTACTACTTTAATGGATACAGTTGGGGTTTTAGTCACACATAAAAATACATGTTATTCAACTATTTAGAGATCATGTATCATAGATTGATACATGTCATGATATAACAAATAATGCGGCTACACACTAGTAATACCAACAGGCACAGCTGTGGTTTTTTTTGTCGGTAATCGAACATACCACAAATTATTTCCATTTGAAAAGTCTAACATTGTTCTATTTTTCACTTAAAAGCAACTTGAATTTGATTGGTTCACTTATGTAATATACCCAATATTATCCTTCATCATTGTTATTATAAGATGAGGCAACATTTGTTTAGTTTTTGTGTACTCACTGAAAGCTTACATGGCTTCTTACTACTTCCTCTTGTTTGTTCTTGTAGCTGCTTTTGCACTTTCTAAAGCAGATGGCAATGAGTTATGCACAGATTTCTATTGCGACAGTTGCCCGAAACTGTTGTCCATAGTGAATCAAGGAGTCATAAAAGCCATTCGTAATGAAGCTCGTATAGGAGCTTCCATACTTAGATTGCATTTCCATGACTGCTTTGTAAACGTGAGTTTATactacatatatatacatacattaaCTTGATTTTAGTGATCAGCTTCACTTAATTTGGCTTCTTTTGATATAATGATTATTCAGGGCTGTGATGGATCAATATTGTTGGATGATACAAAGAGTTTCATAGGAGAAAAAACAGCAGCAGCCAACAATAATTCAGCTAGAGGATTCAACGTGATTGATGACATTAAAGCCAACGTCGAGAAAGCATGCCCAAGAACTGTGTCTTGTGCTGATATTCTTGCTCTGGCTGCTCGAGACTCTGTTGTTACTGTAATATCATATACCTCAAATAGCATAATGAATCAATGATAGTATACTATAATAGGCTTAATTAAAGAGATTTAGTTAATCTATTCATGGCTTGAAATTTACAGCTAGGTGGCCCTTCTTGGGAAGTAGGATTGGGAAGAAGAGATTCAATCACAGCTAGTAGAGCTGATGCCAATAAGTCTATTCCTGCACCCTCTCTCAATCTTGACCAACTCAAATCAAATTTTGCTAACCAAGGACTCTCTGAGAAGGACTTGGTAGCTCTTTCAGGTACTATGAATGGCAAATGTTCGATATAGTATATAGTATATATACTCCTATGTTTCAATTCATTTGAACCAATATCTATTATAACAGGTGCGCACACAATCGGGCTAGCCAGATGTACGCAGTTTCGAGCACACATCTACAATGATTCCAACATTGATCCTTCATTTGCCAAGTCACTGCAGAGAAAGTGTCCCAGAACTGGAAATGACAACCTGCACCAGCCATTAGACTTTCAAACCCCAACTCATTTCGATAACCTATACTACAAGCATTTACTTGTTAAAAAGGGTCTTCTCCATTCTGACCAGGAACTATTTAATGGGAATCCCACTACTGATAAACTGGTGCAGAAATATGCCAATGATAATGAAGAATTTTTCGAAGACTTTGCCAAGGGTATGGTCAAAATGAGTAATATCAATCCCCTCACAGGAAAGAAAGGACAGATCAGAATCAATTGCAG
It encodes the following:
- the LOC131638025 gene encoding peroxidase P7-like, whose translation is MASYYFLLFVLVAAFALSKADGNELCTDFYCDSCPKLLSIVNQGVIKAIRNEARIGASILRLHFHDCFVNGCDGSILLDDTKSFIGEKTAAANNNSARGFNVIDDIKANVEKACPRTVSCADILALAARDSVVTLGGPSWEVGLGRRDSITASRADANKSIPAPSLNLDQLKSNFANQGLSEKDLVALSGAHTIGLARCTQFRAHIYNDSNIDPSFAKSLQRKCPRTGNDNLHQPLDFQTPTHFDNLYYKHLLVKKGLLHSDQELFNGNPTTDKLVQKYANDNEEFFEDFAKGMVKMSNINPLTGKKGQIRINCRKHN